The following proteins are co-located in the Citrobacter freundii ATCC 8090 = MTCC 1658 = NBRC 12681 genome:
- a CDS encoding NAD(P)/FAD-dependent oxidoreductase, translating into MERFDTVIIGAGAAGMFCAAQAGQAGSRVLLIDNGKKPGRKILMSGGGRCNFTNLYVEPAAYLSQNPHFCKSALARYTQWDFIDLVGKHGIAWHEKTLGQLFCDDSAQQIVDMLVDECEKGNVTMRLRSEVLSVEREGDDFILELNGMTVGTKKLVIASGGLSMPGLGATPFGYKIAEQFGLNVLPTRAGLVPFTLHKPLLEQLQVLSGVSVSSVITAEDGTVFRENLLFTHRGLSGPAVLQISSFWQPGEFVSINLLPDVDLASFLDDQRSAHPNQSLKNTLAMQLPKRLVECLQQLGQIPDVSLKQLNVRDQQTLVETLTDWRVQPNGTEGYRTAEVTLGGVDTNELSSRTMEARKVPGLYFIGEVMDVTGWLGGYNFQWAWSSAWACAQDLAPA; encoded by the coding sequence GTGGAAAGGTTTGATACCGTTATTATAGGCGCTGGCGCAGCGGGTATGTTTTGTGCCGCGCAGGCAGGACAAGCAGGTAGTCGCGTACTGCTGATTGATAATGGTAAAAAGCCGGGGCGTAAGATTCTCATGTCTGGCGGGGGACGCTGCAACTTTACCAATCTTTATGTCGAGCCTGCCGCCTATTTGAGCCAAAACCCCCATTTTTGCAAATCGGCGCTGGCGCGTTACACGCAGTGGGATTTTATCGACCTGGTGGGCAAACACGGTATTGCCTGGCACGAAAAAACGCTAGGCCAGCTGTTCTGCGATGATTCCGCACAGCAAATTGTCGATATGCTGGTAGACGAGTGTGAAAAAGGTAACGTAACTATGCGGTTACGTAGCGAAGTCCTGAGCGTCGAGCGAGAGGGTGATGATTTCATTCTCGAATTGAACGGGATGACCGTGGGCACGAAAAAGCTGGTTATTGCCTCCGGTGGTCTCTCTATGCCGGGGCTGGGCGCGACGCCGTTTGGTTATAAAATTGCCGAACAGTTCGGTCTGAACGTATTGCCAACGCGCGCAGGACTGGTGCCCTTTACGTTGCATAAGCCACTGCTGGAGCAGCTCCAGGTGCTCTCTGGCGTGTCGGTCTCCTCTGTTATCACCGCCGAGGACGGCACCGTCTTTCGTGAAAATCTGCTCTTTACACACCGCGGGCTTTCTGGTCCGGCCGTACTGCAGATTTCCAGTTTTTGGCAGCCAGGCGAATTTGTCAGCATTAATTTGTTGCCGGATGTTGACCTTGCGAGCTTCCTCGATGACCAACGCAGCGCCCACCCTAATCAGAGCTTAAAGAATACGCTTGCTATGCAGTTGCCAAAACGTCTGGTGGAATGTTTACAGCAGTTAGGGCAAATCCCGGACGTCTCGCTGAAACAGCTTAACGTGCGCGATCAACAAACGCTGGTTGAGACGCTGACCGATTGGCGGGTGCAGCCGAACGGTACAGAAGGGTATCGTACCGCTGAAGTCACGCTGGGCGGCGTTGATACCAATGAGCTTTCATCGCGCACGATGGAAGCACGTAAAGTGCCGGGACTCTATTTTATCGGCGAAGTTATGGACGTTACCGGCTGGTTGGGAGGCTATAACTTCCAGTGGGCATGGTCGAGTGCCTGGGCGTGCGCGCAAGATTTAGCGCCAGCCTGA
- a CDS encoding magnesium transporter, translating into MSSMPLCAAHHPMPDFNGDAIAQYMRTDFITLPDHLSVNGAREYFVSQLTTDDIPGQVFVVAGKALRGVLSIKRLLQEKDTSLNINHLTDSCLFHVKPDDERAQVVAELAEREVDLVAVVERGELVGCLMEKEIAHLQEDDVTEDVQLQGATLPLEKPYLEISPWTLWKKRSVWLLLLFVAEAYTSSVLQHFEEALESAIALAFFIPLLIGTGGNSGTQITSTLVRSMALGEVRLRDMGRVIRKEVSTSLLIALTLGLAGCLRAWMMGIGMEITLIVSLTLVCITLWSAVVSSVIPMVLKRIGIDPAVVSAPFIATLIDGTGLIIYFKIAQHFLGLN; encoded by the coding sequence ATGTCATCTATGCCACTCTGCGCCGCTCATCATCCTATGCCGGATTTCAACGGCGACGCTATCGCCCAATATATGCGCACCGATTTTATTACTCTGCCGGACCATCTCAGCGTGAACGGCGCTCGCGAGTACTTTGTCTCCCAACTCACAACGGATGACATCCCAGGCCAGGTCTTTGTTGTGGCCGGAAAAGCGCTGCGCGGGGTGTTATCCATCAAGCGCTTATTGCAGGAAAAAGATACGTCGCTGAACATCAATCATCTTACGGACAGCTGTTTATTTCATGTAAAGCCTGATGATGAACGGGCGCAGGTCGTTGCCGAGTTAGCCGAACGCGAAGTCGATCTGGTTGCTGTCGTTGAGAGAGGTGAGCTGGTCGGTTGTCTGATGGAAAAAGAGATCGCTCATCTACAGGAAGATGATGTTACCGAAGACGTTCAGCTTCAGGGCGCCACGCTACCGCTGGAAAAACCCTATCTGGAAATTAGTCCGTGGACATTGTGGAAAAAACGTTCGGTCTGGCTCCTGCTGCTGTTTGTCGCAGAAGCCTATACCAGCAGCGTGCTTCAGCATTTTGAAGAGGCGCTGGAATCTGCAATTGCCCTGGCCTTTTTTATTCCGCTATTAATTGGTACTGGCGGCAACAGCGGTACGCAGATCACTTCGACGCTGGTACGTTCAATGGCGCTGGGAGAAGTGCGGCTGCGCGATATGGGTCGGGTGATCCGCAAAGAAGTTTCAACTTCGCTGCTGATCGCTCTGACGCTGGGCCTGGCAGGGTGCTTGCGCGCGTGGATGATGGGCATCGGTATGGAAATCACGCTGATCGTCAGCCTGACGCTGGTTTGCATTACGCTGTGGAGCGCCGTGGTGTCATCAGTGATCCCCATGGTGCTCAAGCGTATCGGCATTGATCCCGCCGTGGTTTCAGCCCCGTTTATCGCCACGCTTATCGACGGTACCGGGTTAATTATCTACTTTAAAATCGCCCAGCACTTTCTTGGTCTGAACTAA
- a CDS encoding HlyD family secretion protein — protein sequence MEKIKRHLVWWGAGIVVVVAAIAWWMLRPAGIPEGFAASNGRIEATEVDIATKIAGRIDTILVSEGQFVRQGEVLAKMDTRVLQEQRLEAVAQIKEAESAVAAARALLEQRQSEMRAAQSVVKQREAELQSVSKRHVRSRSLSLRGAVSEQQLDDDRAAAESARAALESAKAQVSAAKAAIEAARTSIIQAQTRVEAAQATERRIAADIDDSELKAPRDGRVQYRVAEPGEVLSAGGRVLNMVDLSDVYMTFFLPTEQAGLLKIGGEARLVLDAAPDLRIPATISFVASVAQFTPKTVETSDERLKLMFRVKARIPPELLQQHLEYVKTGLPGMAWVRVDENRPWPDDLVVRLPQ from the coding sequence ATGGAAAAGATTAAGCGTCATCTGGTGTGGTGGGGCGCGGGTATTGTGGTGGTGGTTGCTGCAATAGCATGGTGGATGTTGCGTCCTGCGGGGATTCCGGAAGGTTTCGCGGCCAGCAACGGCAGAATAGAAGCTACCGAAGTGGATATTGCCACCAAAATTGCCGGGCGTATCGATACGATCCTCGTATCGGAAGGACAGTTCGTTCGTCAGGGCGAGGTGCTGGCGAAAATGGATACCCGCGTGCTGCAGGAGCAGCGACTGGAAGCTGTCGCACAAATCAAAGAAGCCGAAAGCGCGGTGGCGGCGGCACGAGCGCTGCTGGAACAGCGGCAAAGTGAAATGCGCGCCGCGCAGTCGGTGGTAAAACAGCGAGAGGCGGAACTGCAGTCGGTCTCTAAACGTCACGTTCGCTCCCGTTCGCTATCCCTGCGTGGGGCTGTATCCGAGCAACAACTGGATGACGACAGGGCAGCGGCTGAAAGCGCTCGCGCGGCACTGGAATCCGCAAAGGCGCAGGTCTCTGCGGCAAAAGCCGCAATTGAAGCCGCTCGTACCAGCATCATTCAGGCGCAAACCCGCGTAGAAGCCGCGCAGGCTACCGAACGTCGCATTGCCGCTGATATTGATGACAGCGAGCTGAAAGCCCCGCGCGATGGTCGCGTGCAGTACCGTGTCGCCGAACCGGGCGAGGTGCTTTCCGCGGGCGGTCGCGTACTGAATATGGTCGATCTCAGCGATGTCTACATGACGTTCTTCTTACCTACCGAACAGGCTGGTTTATTGAAGATTGGCGGTGAAGCTCGCCTGGTGCTGGATGCTGCGCCGGATCTGCGTATTCCGGCGACCATTAGCTTTGTGGCTAGCGTCGCGCAGTTCACGCCGAAAACGGTCGAAACCAGTGATGAACGGCTGAAGCTGATGTTCCGCGTTAAAGCGCGTATCCCGCCAGAGCTGTTGCAGCAGCATCTGGAGTACGTGAAAACCGGTCTGCCGGGCATGGCGTGGGTGCGTGTTGATGAAAATCGCCCCTGGCCTGACGACCTGGTGGTGAGGTTGCCGCAATGA
- the rbbA gene encoding ribosome-associated ATPase/putative transporter RbbA — translation MTHLALVPVPPVAHLDGVSQHYGKTVALNNITLDIPARCMVGLIGPDGVGKSSLLSLISGARVIEHGNVMVLGGDMRDPKHRRDVCPRIAWMPQGLGKNLYHTLSVYENVDFFARLFGHDKAEREARITELLNSTGLAPFRDRPAGKLSGGMKQKLGLCCALIHDPELLILDEPTTGVDPLSRAQFWDLINSIRQRQTNMSVLVATAYMEEAERFDWLVAMNAGEVLATGSAQQLREQTNSNTLEQAFIALLPEAQRQAHKPVVIPPYHAEQEEIAIEAKDLTMRFGKFVAVDHVNFRIPRGEIFGFLGSNGCGKSTTMKMLTGLLPASEGEAWLFGQAVDPKNIDTRRRVGYMSQAFSLYSELTVRQNLELHARLFHIPEAEIPGRVQEMSERFSLTDVEDALPGALPLGIRQRLSLAVAVIHRPEMLILDEPTSGVDPVARDMFWQLMVDLSRQDKVTIFISTHFMNEAERCDRMSLMHAGKVLASGTPQELVKQRGAASLEEAFISWLQEAAGPAPEAQLPPANVPIAHENSQLPRQGFSLRRLFSYSRREALELRRDPVRSTLALMGTVILMLIMGYGISMDVENLRFSVLDRDQTVSSQAWTLNLAGSRYFIEQPPLTSYDELDKRMRSGEVAVAIEIPPNFGRDIARGTPVKIGVWVDGAMPSRAETVRGYVQAMHQTWLQDVMARQPNSSGQNGLMTIETRYRYNPDVKSLPAIVPAVIPLLLMMIPSMLSALSVVREKELGSIINLYVTPTTRSEFLLGKQLPYIVLGMLNFLLLCALSVFVFGVPHKGSFLTLTLAALLYVTIATGLGLLISTFMKSQIAAIFGTAIITLIPATQFSGMIDPVASLEGPGRWIGEIYPTSHFLTIARGTFSKALDLTDLWQLFIPLAVAIPVVIGLSVLLLKKQEG, via the coding sequence ATGACGCATCTGGCGCTGGTTCCCGTTCCTCCCGTGGCGCACCTTGACGGCGTGAGTCAGCATTACGGGAAAACGGTCGCGCTGAACAACATCACGCTGGATATCCCTGCCCGCTGTATGGTGGGGCTTATTGGCCCGGATGGCGTCGGAAAATCGAGCCTGCTGTCGCTCATCTCCGGCGCGCGGGTCATTGAACACGGCAACGTGATGGTGTTGGGCGGCGATATGCGCGACCCAAAACATCGACGGGATGTCTGCCCGCGCATTGCCTGGATGCCGCAGGGGTTAGGGAAAAACCTGTACCATACGCTGTCGGTGTATGAGAACGTCGATTTCTTTGCCCGGCTGTTTGGTCATGATAAAGCGGAACGCGAAGCGCGGATTACCGAGCTGCTGAACAGCACCGGCCTGGCACCGTTTCGCGACCGTCCCGCCGGGAAACTCTCGGGCGGGATGAAGCAAAAGCTGGGGTTGTGCTGCGCGTTAATCCACGACCCGGAACTGTTAATTCTCGATGAACCCACCACCGGGGTCGATCCGCTGTCCCGCGCCCAGTTCTGGGATCTAATTAACAGCATTCGCCAGCGGCAGACCAACATGAGCGTGCTGGTTGCGACCGCTTACATGGAAGAAGCCGAGCGCTTTGACTGGCTGGTAGCGATGAACGCCGGGGAGGTGTTAGCCACCGGGAGCGCCCAGCAGCTACGCGAACAAACCAACAGCAACACGCTGGAGCAGGCGTTTATCGCGCTGCTACCTGAAGCCCAGCGCCAGGCGCATAAGCCGGTGGTGATCCCACCGTATCACGCTGAGCAGGAAGAGATTGCCATTGAGGCGAAAGACCTGACTATGCGCTTCGGTAAGTTTGTCGCCGTTGACCACGTTAACTTTCGTATTCCGCGCGGGGAAATCTTCGGTTTTCTCGGCTCCAACGGCTGCGGTAAATCCACCACCATGAAGATGCTCACCGGTCTGCTACCCGCAAGCGAAGGTGAGGCCTGGTTGTTTGGGCAAGCGGTTGACCCGAAGAATATCGATACCCGCCGCCGGGTGGGCTATATGTCGCAGGCGTTTTCGCTCTACAGCGAGCTGACCGTCCGGCAAAACCTCGAACTACATGCGCGACTGTTCCATATCCCCGAAGCGGAAATCCCCGGGCGGGTACAAGAGATGAGCGAGCGTTTTTCGCTGACCGATGTCGAAGACGCGTTGCCCGGCGCGCTGCCGTTGGGGATCCGTCAACGCCTGTCGCTGGCGGTGGCGGTGATCCATCGCCCGGAAATGCTCATTCTTGATGAGCCGACCTCCGGGGTCGATCCGGTGGCGAGGGACATGTTCTGGCAACTGATGGTCGATTTGTCGCGGCAGGACAAAGTGACCATTTTTATCTCCACCCACTTTATGAACGAAGCGGAGCGCTGCGACCGGATGTCGCTGATGCACGCCGGAAAAGTGCTGGCCAGCGGCACGCCGCAGGAACTGGTGAAACAGCGTGGCGCCGCCAGTCTGGAAGAGGCGTTTATCTCCTGGTTACAGGAAGCGGCAGGCCCGGCTCCGGAAGCTCAGTTACCGCCAGCCAATGTTCCGATAGCGCATGAAAATAGTCAGCTGCCGCGGCAGGGCTTTAGCCTGCGGCGGTTGTTCAGCTACAGCCGCCGTGAAGCGCTGGAACTACGACGCGATCCGGTACGTTCAACGCTGGCGCTGATGGGCACAGTGATCCTGATGCTGATCATGGGCTACGGCATCAGCATGGATGTGGAGAACCTGCGTTTTTCGGTGCTTGATCGTGATCAGACCGTCAGCAGCCAGGCGTGGACGCTGAATCTGGCGGGATCGCGCTATTTTATCGAACAGCCTCCGCTCACCAGTTATGACGAGCTGGACAAACGGATGCGTTCGGGCGAAGTGGCGGTAGCAATAGAGATCCCGCCAAACTTTGGCCGCGATATCGCGCGTGGCACGCCGGTGAAGATTGGCGTCTGGGTCGATGGCGCAATGCCGAGCCGCGCTGAAACGGTCAGAGGCTACGTACAGGCGATGCATCAGACCTGGCTGCAGGATGTGATGGCGCGTCAACCCAATTCCAGTGGGCAAAACGGGCTGATGACCATTGAAACTCGCTATCGTTACAACCCGGATGTAAAGAGTCTGCCGGCGATTGTTCCGGCGGTGATCCCGCTGCTGCTGATGATGATCCCCTCGATGCTCAGCGCCCTCAGCGTAGTGCGTGAGAAAGAGCTGGGGTCGATTATCAACCTGTACGTTACGCCCACGACTCGCAGCGAGTTTTTACTCGGCAAACAGTTGCCGTACATCGTGCTGGGGATGCTTAACTTCCTGCTGCTGTGTGCGCTGTCAGTTTTTGTGTTCGGCGTCCCGCATAAGGGGAGTTTTTTAACCCTGACGCTGGCCGCGCTGTTGTACGTCACCATTGCCACCGGGCTGGGTCTGTTAATTTCCACGTTTATGAAAAGCCAGATCGCGGCTATTTTTGGTACGGCGATTATTACGCTGATCCCGGCGACGCAGTTTTCCGGGATGATCGATCCGGTCGCCTCGCTCGAAGGGCCTGGACGCTGGATTGGTGAAATTTACCCGACCAGCCATTTTCTGACCATCGCGCGTGGGACGTTCTCTAAAGCGTTGGATCTGACCGATCTCTGGCAGCTGTTTATTCCGCTGGCGGTAGCTATTCCGGTGGTGATTGGTCTGAGCGTATTACTGCTGAAAAAACAGGAGGGGTGA
- a CDS encoding ABC transporter permease, which yields MRRLRNIYNLGIKELRSLLGDKAMLTLIVFAFTISVYSSATVLPGSLHLAPIAIADMDQSQLSNRIVNSFYRPWFLPPEMITADEMDAGLDAGRYTFAVNIPPDFQRDVLAGRQPDIQVNVDATRMSQAFTGNSYIQNIISGEVNSFVARYRDNNEPPVALEMRMRFNPNLEPARFGAVMAIINNITMLAIVLTGSALIREREHGTIEHLLVMPVTPFEIMMAKIWSMGLVVLVVSGLSLMLMVKGVLGVPIEGSIPLFMLGVALSLFATTSIGIFMGTLARSMPQLGLLMILVLLPLQMLSGGSTPRESMPQAVQDIMLTMPTTHFVSLAQAILYRGAGFGIVWPQFLTLLAIGSAFFLIALLRFRKTIGTMA from the coding sequence ATGCGCCGATTACGCAATATTTATAACCTCGGTATCAAAGAGTTGCGCAGCCTGCTGGGTGACAAAGCGATGCTGACGCTGATCGTCTTTGCCTTCACGATTTCGGTTTATTCTTCCGCGACCGTCCTGCCGGGTTCGCTGCATCTGGCGCCGATTGCTATTGCCGATATGGACCAGTCGCAGTTGTCGAACCGGATTGTGAACAGCTTTTATCGCCCGTGGTTTTTACCGCCGGAGATGATCACCGCTGATGAGATGGATGCCGGACTGGACGCCGGGCGCTACACCTTCGCCGTGAACATTCCACCTGATTTTCAGCGTGATGTGTTGGCCGGTCGGCAGCCGGATATACAGGTTAACGTCGATGCCACGCGGATGAGCCAGGCCTTTACCGGCAACAGCTATATCCAGAATATCATCAGCGGCGAGGTGAACAGCTTTGTGGCGCGTTACCGTGACAACAATGAGCCGCCGGTGGCGTTGGAAATGCGTATGCGCTTTAACCCTAATCTGGAACCTGCCCGCTTTGGCGCGGTGATGGCGATTATCAACAACATCACCATGCTGGCGATCGTGCTTACCGGGTCGGCGCTGATCCGCGAGCGCGAGCACGGGACAATAGAACATCTGCTGGTTATGCCGGTGACGCCGTTTGAGATCATGATGGCAAAAATCTGGTCGATGGGTCTGGTGGTGCTGGTGGTTTCCGGTTTATCGCTGATGCTGATGGTAAAAGGCGTGCTCGGCGTACCCATTGAAGGTTCGATACCACTGTTTATGCTGGGCGTGGCGCTGAGCCTGTTCGCCACCACCTCGATCGGAATTTTTATGGGCACGCTGGCGCGCTCTATGCCGCAACTGGGGTTACTGATGATTCTGGTACTGCTGCCGCTACAGATGCTCTCTGGTGGTTCTACACCGCGTGAAAGCATGCCGCAGGCGGTGCAGGACATAATGCTGACTATGCCAACTACCCATTTTGTCAGCCTCGCGCAGGCGATACTTTACCGCGGCGCTGGGTTTGGCATCGTCTGGCCGCAGTTCCTGACGCTGTTGGCGATTGGCAGCGCGTTCTTCCTGATAGCGCTGCTGCGCTTTAGAAAGACGATTGGCACGATGGCGTAA
- a CDS encoding type II toxin-antitoxin system HicA family toxin — protein sequence MKEKVLSLRKKQKNTLDQLFKAPTPQGIKWSEIESLIKALGGEIKEGRGSRCKFLLNKSIASFHRPHPSPDTDKGAVENVRDWLTSIGVKP from the coding sequence ATGAAGGAAAAAGTGTTGTCTTTACGCAAAAAGCAAAAGAACACGCTGGATCAGCTTTTTAAAGCACCGACGCCGCAGGGAATCAAGTGGTCGGAAATTGAGTCACTGATCAAGGCGTTAGGTGGCGAAATCAAAGAAGGACGAGGCTCGCGATGTAAATTTCTTTTAAATAAGAGCATTGCGAGTTTTCATAGACCACATCCTTCTCCGGATACAGATAAAGGCGCGGTCGAAAACGTACGTGACTGGTTAACAAGTATAGGGGTAAAACCATGA
- a CDS encoding type II toxin-antitoxin system HicB family antitoxin codes for MIKPKTPNSMEIAGQPAVINYVPELNAFRGKFLGLSGYCDFVSDSIQGLQKEGEISLREYLDDCSAAGIEPYANPEKLKTFTLRYPESFGERLSFAAAEEQVSVNTWIIETLSKSLKQA; via the coding sequence ATGATCAAACCCAAAACGCCAAACTCAATGGAAATCGCCGGTCAACCTGCGGTGATTAATTATGTCCCTGAGCTTAATGCGTTTCGCGGTAAGTTCCTGGGATTGTCAGGCTATTGTGATTTTGTCTCTGACAGCATTCAGGGGCTGCAAAAAGAGGGGGAGATCTCCTTACGAGAGTATCTTGATGATTGCTCTGCCGCAGGGATAGAACCTTACGCAAACCCGGAAAAGCTGAAGACGTTTACTCTGCGCTATCCAGAGTCTTTCGGAGAACGTTTAAGTTTTGCGGCAGCGGAAGAACAGGTATCAGTCAATACATGGATCATCGAAACGCTCAGCAAAAGTCTCAAACAGGCATAG
- the nikR gene encoding nickel-responsive transcriptional regulator NikR, with protein MQRITITLDDDLLETLDGLSQRRGYNNRSEAIRDILRGALAQETTQEHGTQGFAVLSYVYEHEKRDLASRIVSTQHHHHDLSVATLHVHINHDDCLEIAVLKGDMGDVQHFADDVISQRGVRHGHLQCLPKEE; from the coding sequence ATGCAACGTATCACCATCACACTTGATGACGATTTATTAGAAACGCTCGACGGCCTGAGTCAGCGCCGTGGCTACAACAACCGTTCCGAAGCGATCCGCGATATTCTGCGCGGCGCACTGGCGCAGGAAACCACTCAGGAGCACGGCACTCAGGGCTTCGCGGTGCTCTCGTATGTTTATGAGCATGAGAAGCGTGACCTGGCGAGCCGCATTGTTTCTACCCAACACCACCACCACGATTTATCGGTCGCCACGCTGCACGTGCACATCAACCATGACGACTGCCTGGAAATCGCCGTACTAAAAGGCGACATGGGCGATGTACAGCATTTTGCCGATGACGTGATCTCCCAGCGCGGCGTGCGCCACGGTCATTTGCAGTGCCTGCCGAAAGAAGAGTAA
- the acpT gene encoding 4'-phosphopantetheinyl transferase AcpT, which yields MYRIVHGKVSVLSAGELPAAMKEQAPQGVRRARWLAGRVLLSHALSPLPNIIYGEQGKPAFSADTPLWFNLSHSGDDIVLLLSDEGEVGCDIEVIRPRDNWQTLANTVFSLGEHAEVEAEHPEQQLAAFWRIWTRKEAIVKQRGGSAWQIVSVDSTALTSSLSVSQCQIDTLSLAVCTPTPFTLTADAVHRL from the coding sequence ATGTACCGGATCGTTCATGGGAAAGTTTCTGTTTTAAGCGCTGGCGAACTGCCTGCCGCGATGAAAGAGCAAGCGCCGCAAGGTGTTCGCCGTGCGCGCTGGCTGGCTGGTCGCGTGCTGCTTTCCCATGCCCTTTCGCCATTACCGAACATCATCTATGGCGAGCAAGGAAAACCGGCCTTTTCCGCCGACACGCCGCTGTGGTTCAATCTCAGCCATAGCGGCGATGACATCGTCCTGCTGCTCAGCGACGAAGGGGAAGTCGGCTGCGATATTGAAGTTATTCGCCCGCGCGATAACTGGCAAACGCTGGCAAATACGGTATTCAGTCTTGGGGAACACGCTGAAGTTGAAGCCGAACACCCGGAGCAACAGCTGGCGGCGTTCTGGCGCATCTGGACGCGTAAAGAAGCTATCGTGAAACAGCGCGGCGGCAGTGCCTGGCAAATCGTCAGCGTCGACAGTACCGCACTGACCTCCTCACTCTCCGTCAGCCAGTGCCAGATCGATACCCTGAGCCTGGCGGTTTGCACCCCCACGCCATTTACCCTGACCGCCGACGCCGTACACAGGCTGTAA
- a CDS encoding AI-2E family transporter encodes MTTAQPDKTGLHILLKLAALVVILAGIHAAADIIVQLLLALFFAIVLNPLVAWFIRRGVRRPVAITLVVVVMLFVLTALIGVLASSITEFMAMLPKYNKELTRKVLHLQEMVPFLNLHMSPERMLQRMDSDKIMTFTTTLMTSLSGAMASVVLLVMTVVFMLFEVRHVPYKLRFSLNNPQIHIAGLHRALKGVSHYLALKTLLSLWTGAIIWLGLALMGIQFALMWGVLAFLLNYVPNIGSVISAIPPMIQALLFNGIYECVLVGALFLVVHMVIGNILEPRMMGHRLGLSTLIVFLSLLVWGWLLGPVGMLLSVPLTSVCKIWMETTTGGSKLAILLGPGRPKSRLPG; translated from the coding sequence ATGACAACCGCTCAGCCCGATAAAACGGGTTTGCACATTTTACTCAAACTGGCTGCTTTGGTGGTGATCCTCGCCGGTATTCATGCCGCGGCGGATATCATTGTGCAACTGCTGCTGGCCCTCTTTTTTGCCATTGTATTGAATCCGCTGGTCGCCTGGTTTATTCGCCGGGGAGTACGTCGCCCGGTTGCCATTACGCTCGTAGTGGTGGTGATGCTGTTCGTCCTCACGGCACTTATCGGCGTCCTCGCGTCTTCGATTACGGAATTCATGGCCATGCTACCCAAATACAACAAGGAGCTGACACGTAAGGTCCTGCATCTGCAAGAGATGGTTCCCTTTTTAAATCTGCATATGTCCCCGGAGCGCATGCTACAACGCATGGACTCCGACAAAATAATGACCTTCACCACCACGCTGATGACAAGTCTTTCCGGCGCCATGGCCAGCGTCGTTCTGCTGGTGATGACGGTCGTCTTTATGCTGTTTGAGGTACGTCATGTTCCTTATAAGCTGCGCTTTTCGCTGAACAACCCACAAATCCATATTGCGGGGCTGCATCGGGCGCTCAAGGGCGTATCTCACTATCTGGCACTGAAAACGTTGCTCAGCTTATGGACCGGTGCCATTATCTGGCTGGGTCTGGCGCTGATGGGGATTCAGTTTGCTCTGATGTGGGGCGTGCTGGCCTTCCTGCTAAACTACGTGCCCAACATTGGCTCGGTCATTTCCGCCATCCCGCCCATGATCCAGGCGCTGCTGTTCAACGGCATTTACGAATGCGTACTGGTTGGTGCGCTGTTCCTGGTGGTGCATATGGTTATTGGCAATATCCTCGAACCCCGCATGATGGGGCATCGGCTGGGATTATCGACGCTTATCGTCTTCCTCTCTTTGCTGGTATGGGGATGGCTGCTCGGCCCGGTAGGCATGCTGCTCTCCGTGCCGCTAACCAGCGTGTGTAAAATCTGGATGGAAACGACCACAGGCGGTAGCAAACTGGCAATTTTACTGGGACCCGGCAGGCCCAAAAGTCGATTACCGGGATAA